Proteins encoded in a region of the Fusibacter sp. A1 genome:
- a CDS encoding endonuclease MutS2 produces MNEKSLRVLEYAKIKNMVREYCVSNHAKKTVDELMPSTEVEDVVNWQAETTEASRVLLKSSNIHMGRIGELEEYLKIASIGSTLFNRSLLEIGDTLRTARLLKKYIERQPDETLDIPVLLGYSGQMYEFKTIEEAIERCIISDTEMSDNASAKLRQIRKSIDSKHAQIRSRLDKIVSSDSMQKYLQDALVTIRQDRFVIPVKSEHKSHIKGLVHDQSASGATFYIEPMEIVELNNQLRELGIDEQREIERILLELTGMVAEHVDAIRSTYEALVHLDFVFAKAKLSVKMRAVEPVLSETPYIRIKNGKHPLIPSDEVVPTNFYLGDSFESLLITGPNTGGKTVTIKTVGLFSLMYQSGLHVPADHGTTMPILSAVYADIGDEQSIEQSLSTFSSHMTNIVDILDHVSPNCLVLFDELGAGTDPTEGAALAMAILKYVKACGALSVATTHYSELKQFALTNEGFENASVEFDVETLSPTYRLLIGVPGKSNAFEISRKLGLNHHIIESAGHFIDNDSIEFEEILHAIEENRKASESDRDTAIRLRMDAEKLKERMEKAEHKIRDQRDKVLREAKLEAKGLLKAAKDEADTLVKEIRSMKSATNIDNKRLDEIRKNLKSKSDQMNTGLMIGDQMNGDVPDSFKLGQSVMVTTLGQKGAIVELPDDKNMVQVQVGIMRMSVKVDDLRTIEEPKAAIKKSIYSPAKGKAKGERAIKSTSIRNEVDLRGQNLDEAMMALDKYLDNAMLSSLEQVTVIHGVGTGVLKKGLTEFMRKHPHVKSQRPGAYGEGGAGVTIVELK; encoded by the coding sequence ATGAATGAAAAAAGTTTGCGCGTACTCGAGTACGCTAAAATAAAGAACATGGTCAGGGAGTACTGCGTCTCAAACCATGCGAAAAAAACAGTCGATGAGCTGATGCCGTCGACTGAGGTGGAGGATGTCGTCAACTGGCAGGCAGAAACCACAGAAGCGTCGCGAGTGCTTCTGAAATCCAGCAATATCCATATGGGCCGAATCGGGGAACTTGAAGAGTATTTGAAAATCGCATCCATCGGTTCGACACTCTTTAACAGGTCGCTGCTTGAAATTGGCGACACCCTTAGGACGGCGAGGCTGTTAAAAAAATACATCGAAAGGCAACCTGATGAGACACTAGATATTCCAGTATTGCTTGGCTATTCAGGTCAGATGTATGAGTTTAAAACTATAGAAGAAGCTATCGAGCGTTGTATTATTTCAGATACGGAGATGTCTGACAACGCATCGGCAAAGCTAAGGCAGATAAGAAAATCGATCGACAGCAAGCATGCGCAAATAAGGTCGAGGCTTGATAAGATCGTTTCTTCGGACTCGATGCAAAAATACCTTCAAGATGCGCTTGTGACCATCAGACAGGACCGATTCGTCATCCCTGTCAAGTCGGAGCACAAGTCGCATATCAAAGGTCTAGTGCACGACCAGTCGGCAAGTGGAGCCACTTTTTATATCGAACCGATGGAAATTGTTGAACTCAACAATCAGCTCAGAGAACTCGGTATCGACGAGCAAAGGGAAATCGAAAGAATTCTTTTAGAACTGACAGGCATGGTGGCAGAGCATGTCGATGCGATCAGAAGCACCTATGAGGCGCTTGTGCATTTGGATTTTGTTTTTGCAAAAGCCAAGCTGTCGGTGAAGATGAGAGCGGTCGAGCCTGTGTTAAGCGAGACGCCCTACATAAGAATCAAAAACGGAAAACATCCTCTTATACCGAGCGATGAGGTAGTACCGACCAACTTCTATCTGGGAGACAGTTTTGAATCCCTACTGATCACAGGTCCCAACACCGGGGGTAAGACGGTAACGATAAAAACGGTCGGACTGTTTTCGCTTATGTATCAGAGCGGACTACACGTTCCTGCCGACCACGGAACCACCATGCCGATTTTAAGCGCAGTCTATGCGGATATCGGCGATGAACAGTCTATCGAGCAAAGTCTGTCGACTTTCTCATCGCATATGACCAACATCGTGGATATTCTGGACCATGTCAGTCCTAACTGTCTGGTTCTATTTGACGAACTCGGAGCCGGTACCGATCCAACTGAGGGGGCGGCGCTAGCCATGGCCATATTGAAGTATGTAAAGGCCTGCGGAGCGTTAAGTGTTGCAACTACCCACTATTCTGAATTAAAACAATTTGCGCTCACCAACGAAGGTTTTGAAAACGCGTCGGTGGAGTTTGATGTGGAGACGTTGTCGCCGACCTATCGTCTTTTGATCGGTGTGCCAGGAAAATCAAACGCATTTGAAATAAGCAGAAAGCTGGGTTTAAACCATCATATAATCGAGAGTGCGGGCCACTTTATCGATAACGACAGCATCGAATTTGAAGAGATCCTACATGCTATCGAGGAAAATCGTAAAGCCTCCGAATCGGATAGGGATACGGCTATCAGACTGAGGATGGACGCTGAAAAATTAAAAGAACGTATGGAAAAGGCAGAGCATAAGATCAGGGACCAAAGGGACAAGGTACTAAGAGAAGCGAAGCTTGAAGCCAAAGGCTTATTGAAAGCAGCCAAAGACGAAGCGGACACCTTGGTCAAAGAGATCAGATCCATGAAGTCGGCGACCAACATAGATAATAAGCGACTCGACGAAATCAGAAAAAATTTGAAGTCGAAGTCGGATCAGATGAACACAGGGCTGATGATCGGCGACCAGATGAACGGCGATGTGCCAGATTCCTTTAAGCTCGGTCAAAGCGTTATGGTCACGACGCTCGGTCAAAAGGGCGCCATTGTGGAGCTGCCGGATGACAAGAACATGGTCCAGGTGCAAGTGGGCATCATGCGCATGAGTGTGAAGGTAGACGATTTACGTACTATAGAGGAGCCAAAGGCTGCCATCAAAAAAAGCATCTATTCTCCTGCAAAAGGCAAGGCCAAGGGAGAACGTGCGATAAAAAGCACATCGATAAGAAATGAAGTGGACCTTAGAGGCCAAAACCTAGATGAGGCGATGATGGCGCTTGACAAGTATCTGGATAACGCGATGCTTTCGAGCCTCGAACAGGTGACAGTCATCCACGGTGTGGGAACTGGCGTCTTGAAGAAAGGCTTGACGGAGTTTATGCGAAAGCATCCTCATGTCAAGTCGCAAAGACCTGGCGCATACGGCGAAGGTGGAGCGGGTGTAACGATTGTGGAGCTGAAATAG
- a CDS encoding cell division protein ZapA, translating into MSSKNRVEVKILGQEYKLVSDDSREYMQSLANYVDDRMLEIAESNKKLSTAMTAVLTALNIGDDYFKLKMENDTLKKRMTNPMFDMDNTKQKLVNFNTELEKRNKEYEVMIAKVEELLESSSVYEEELEALKEKLNILSYELDTKEKRIIESDYTIKNLESQIIDIKRGKRDSITITDED; encoded by the coding sequence ATGTCGTCTAAAAATAGAGTCGAAGTTAAAATATTGGGTCAAGAGTATAAGTTGGTAAGCGATGATTCACGCGAATATATGCAAAGTCTTGCAAACTATGTAGATGACCGCATGCTTGAAATTGCAGAATCGAATAAAAAACTGTCTACTGCGATGACTGCCGTTTTGACTGCGCTTAATATTGGAGATGACTATTTTAAATTAAAGATGGAAAACGATACGCTTAAAAAGCGTATGACCAATCCCATGTTCGATATGGACAACACGAAGCAAAAGCTTGTCAATTTCAACACGGAGCTTGAAAAGCGAAATAAGGAATACGAAGTGATGATCGCCAAGGTGGAGGAACTGCTTGAAAGTTCAAGCGTTTACGAAGAAGAGCTCGAAGCGCTTAAGGAAAAACTGAATATTTTAAGTTATGAACTGGATACCAAAGAAAAGCGTATTATCGAGTCGGACTATACGATCAAGAATTTAGAGAGTCAGATTATAGATATTAAAAGAGGTAAACGTGATTCAATCACGATAACAGACGAAGATTAA
- a CDS encoding U32 family peptidase → MHELLAPVGNFEMLMAAIDGGADAVFLSGPQYGARAKQANFSEEDLIKAIEIAHDYDVSVMVTLNTLIKEHEFEACKTYIGWLYEIGVDALIVQDLGVINYARTAFKDMELHGSTQMAVYDINGVKAAKALGLSRVVVARETPLSVVKEMLGVEGIELEVFVHGALCYGYSGQCLLSSVQGGRSGNRGQCAQPCRLKYSLDGSNPNYAMSMKDLSTIDGIDALKALDIACFKIEGRLRHPDYVYHTVKAYRSAIDGVGDELLDTLKDKMFKAFNRDYTGGHLLNDSKKLNFDLGTNKGEYIGKTLESRSKFKLKIKLENAIYKGDGLKIIIDDHSKGIEVFNIYTKEGVKTSAEEGEYVEIDFNGKVGKGCVVFRTRSAKLTEDRLEAGAKKMPLALRLTVDNDLNMTLHASAYHESVSVTSPEKAQIANNRPADKESLRQNLEKLGGTPFKLVDFEFESEHELFIPKSVVNELRRLAIDELLRIHRMRYLRVLGENVPQETIVPSFNEKVHCYVSSQEQIDSLQGILQVDLFSYDPALVTANDGVVSQAIRPFSNMISKLVNERAISVSNIGHKEVCSNAKIYDFHSTVMNGYAFYQLSKLGIEDITWSVELTADEVIRSIKKYGGRAFAYGKVPVMYTRTCPMKEKGQDCKTCEEHFTLRQKNHGTLHVTCANRVLQYLTEQPLVRNELWMEHAIPVSVFFTDETEVQIEQIIHAILNHEPLTLDKLNAYEQPIK, encoded by the coding sequence ATGCACGAACTTTTAGCACCGGTAGGAAATTTTGAAATGCTTATGGCCGCGATCGACGGCGGTGCCGATGCGGTTTTCCTGTCTGGCCCACAGTACGGCGCAAGGGCCAAGCAAGCGAACTTTTCAGAAGAGGATTTGATCAAGGCGATTGAAATCGCACATGACTATGACGTCTCTGTGATGGTTACGCTCAACACGCTGATAAAGGAACATGAGTTTGAAGCATGCAAAACCTATATCGGATGGCTATATGAGATTGGCGTTGACGCCCTGATCGTGCAAGACTTAGGTGTGATCAACTATGCGAGAACCGCCTTTAAGGATATGGAACTCCATGGTAGTACCCAGATGGCCGTATATGATATAAACGGTGTAAAGGCTGCAAAAGCCCTTGGTCTTTCAAGAGTGGTCGTAGCAAGAGAAACGCCTCTTAGTGTGGTGAAGGAAATGCTTGGTGTTGAAGGGATCGAGCTCGAGGTTTTTGTGCATGGCGCCTTGTGTTACGGTTATTCGGGCCAGTGTCTCTTAAGCAGTGTACAAGGAGGCCGCAGTGGAAACAGAGGGCAATGCGCCCAACCCTGCAGGCTCAAGTATAGTCTGGACGGCAGCAACCCCAACTATGCGATGAGTATGAAGGATTTGAGCACGATTGACGGAATCGATGCCTTAAAAGCGCTTGATATCGCTTGCTTTAAAATCGAGGGAAGATTGAGGCACCCGGATTACGTCTATCACACGGTAAAGGCTTATCGCAGCGCGATCGACGGCGTAGGTGATGAACTGCTTGACACGCTTAAAGACAAGATGTTCAAGGCCTTTAACAGGGACTATACGGGCGGACATCTGTTAAACGATTCAAAAAAACTGAATTTCGACCTTGGAACGAACAAGGGTGAGTATATAGGAAAGACGCTGGAGTCGAGATCGAAGTTTAAACTGAAGATTAAACTGGAGAACGCGATCTACAAAGGCGACGGATTAAAAATAATTATAGACGATCATTCCAAAGGCATCGAGGTCTTTAACATATATACTAAAGAAGGTGTGAAAACATCAGCCGAAGAAGGGGAGTACGTCGAAATAGATTTTAACGGCAAAGTCGGCAAGGGATGCGTGGTATTTAGGACACGGTCTGCAAAACTTACAGAGGACCGACTTGAAGCCGGTGCCAAGAAGATGCCGCTCGCACTTAGACTGACGGTTGATAATGACCTGAACATGACTCTGCATGCGAGCGCATATCATGAATCGGTATCGGTTACGAGCCCTGAAAAGGCGCAAATCGCCAACAATAGGCCTGCAGATAAAGAAAGCCTTAGGCAGAACCTTGAAAAACTTGGAGGCACACCTTTTAAACTGGTGGACTTCGAGTTTGAGTCTGAACATGAGCTGTTTATTCCAAAAAGTGTAGTCAACGAACTTAGACGCCTTGCGATCGACGAACTCTTAAGAATCCACCGCATGCGATACCTTCGAGTTTTAGGTGAGAATGTCCCACAAGAGACAATCGTACCTTCTTTCAACGAGAAGGTGCACTGTTACGTTTCGTCGCAGGAGCAGATCGATAGCTTACAAGGAATATTGCAAGTGGATCTTTTCTCTTATGACCCGGCGCTGGTTACAGCAAACGATGGGGTTGTAAGTCAAGCGATAAGACCCTTTAGCAACATGATCAGCAAACTTGTGAACGAACGGGCGATCAGTGTATCGAACATAGGTCACAAAGAGGTGTGCAGTAATGCGAAGATTTATGATTTTCATAGTACGGTGATGAACGGCTACGCTTTTTACCAGCTATCGAAACTTGGCATTGAGGATATCACATGGTCTGTGGAGCTAACGGCAGACGAGGTGATCCGATCGATTAAGAAGTATGGCGGCAGAGCCTTTGCCTACGGCAAGGTCCCTGTGATGTATACAAGAACCTGCCCCATGAAAGAAAAGGGTCAAGACTGCAAAACATGTGAGGAGCACTTTACGCTAAGGCAGAAGAACCACGGTACGCTTCATGTGACCTGTGCGAACCGCGTGCTTCAATATTTGACAGAACAGCCTCTTGTAAGAAACGAGTTATGGATGGAACATGCTATTCCTGTAAGCGTCTTCTTCACCGATGAGACAGAGGTGCAGATAGAACAGATCATCCACGCAATTCTAAATCACGAACCCCTAACACTGGATAAATTAAACGCATATGAGCAACCGATTAAGTAA